The proteins below are encoded in one region of Sphingomonas sp.:
- a CDS encoding PaaI family thioesterase: MTAPYSELLGLSEEPGETAPTLVMEFGSHVLGRPGFLHGGAIGGLLEMAAVAALKQALAGEGDARIKPINLTVDYMRGGRDKPTRARGVVTRLGNRVANVEATAWQDDPERPIAAARMNYLIAR; the protein is encoded by the coding sequence TTGACCGCTCCCTATTCCGAGCTGCTCGGTCTCAGCGAAGAGCCCGGCGAAACCGCGCCGACGCTGGTGATGGAATTCGGCAGCCATGTCCTCGGCCGTCCCGGCTTCCTCCATGGCGGCGCGATCGGCGGGCTGCTGGAGATGGCGGCGGTCGCCGCGCTCAAGCAGGCGCTGGCGGGTGAGGGCGACGCCCGGATCAAGCCGATCAACCTGACCGTCGATTATATGCGCGGCGGCCGCGACAAGCCGACCCGGGCGCGCGGTGTCGTCACCCGCCTCGGCAACCGCGTCGCCAATGTCGAGGCGACCGCATGGCAGGACGATCCCGAGCGCCCGATCGCCGCAGCGCGGATGAACTATCTGATCGCGCGCTGA
- a CDS encoding VOC family protein, with product MTGMTPFLMFQGGKGKAALDFYVEHVPGSRIVSMELFGADGPGPEGTILRAYAEIAGQTVMAHDSHIAHGFDFTPSFSFFVTCADEPEFDRLFAILSWEGAVLMPPGNYGWSRKFGWLSDHFGVSWQLNLE from the coding sequence ATGACCGGCATGACGCCCTTTCTGATGTTCCAGGGTGGCAAGGGCAAAGCCGCGCTCGATTTCTATGTCGAGCATGTTCCCGGCAGCCGCATCGTCTCGATGGAATTGTTCGGCGCCGATGGCCCCGGCCCCGAAGGCACTATTCTCCGCGCCTATGCCGAGATCGCCGGCCAGACGGTGATGGCGCATGACAGCCATATCGCCCACGGCTTCGATTTCACGCCCAGCTTCTCCTTCTTCGTCACCTGCGCCGACGAGCCCGAGTTCGACCGGCTGTTCGCGATCCTGTCATGGGAGGGCGCGGTGCTGATGCCGCCCGGCAATTATGGCTGGAGCCGCAAGTTCGGCTGGCTGAGCGACCATTTCGGCGTGTCGTGGCAGTTGAATCTGGAATGA
- a CDS encoding protein phosphatase 2C domain-containing protein: MHFDVLQSISLSGDPLVANDDRAGSGARLAWMIDGGTDLGPPGLLGSQGGAAWLASEAQAGFSAAADAPIATIFGEVGERLIAAFAKASTCVPEGRWELPVASAIAVRLTGDALECGWLGDCAALHVSNGKVARLGPAADRDGETERARSLAHHGLGTVKKTAPILAELRRSRGRPEMRVLSVNPEHMRVATSVAACAPGDELLLMTDGFAALVDSYGAYDAASLMEAVWAHGLAALAAELRGIEQADSACTRYPRFKVSDDATALWLRIGG, encoded by the coding sequence ATGCATTTCGATGTCCTGCAATCGATCAGCCTGTCGGGCGATCCGCTCGTCGCCAATGACGACCGCGCCGGCAGCGGCGCCCGCCTCGCCTGGATGATCGATGGCGGCACCGATCTCGGCCCGCCCGGGCTGCTCGGGTCTCAGGGCGGCGCGGCGTGGCTGGCCAGCGAAGCCCAGGCCGGTTTCTCCGCCGCCGCCGACGCCCCGATCGCGACGATCTTCGGGGAAGTCGGCGAGCGCCTGATCGCCGCTTTCGCCAAGGCAAGCACCTGCGTGCCCGAAGGCCGCTGGGAGCTCCCTGTCGCCTCGGCCATTGCCGTCCGGCTCACGGGCGACGCGCTCGAATGCGGCTGGCTCGGCGATTGCGCCGCGCTCCACGTCAGCAACGGCAAGGTCGCCCGGCTCGGCCCCGCCGCCGACCGCGACGGCGAGACCGAGCGCGCCCGCTCGCTCGCCCATCACGGTCTCGGTACGGTCAAGAAAACCGCCCCGATCCTCGCGGAATTGCGCAGGTCCCGCGGCCGTCCGGAGATGCGCGTGCTCAGCGTCAATCCCGAGCATATGCGAGTCGCGACCAGCGTGGCGGCCTGCGCCCCCGGCGACGAATTGCTGCTGATGACCGACGGCTTCGCGGCCCTGGTCGATTCATACGGCGCCTATGACGCCGCATCGCTGATGGAGGCGGTGTGGGCGCACGGGCTCGCCGCGCTCGCCGCCGAATTGCGCGGCATCGAACAGGCCGACAGCGCCTGTACGCGATATCCCCGCTTCAAGGTTTCGGACGACGCCACGGCATTGTGGCTGCGCATCGGAGGATAA
- the infB gene encoding translation initiation factor IF-2, whose translation MSDTENEKPKLGMRAPLGLKRTVETGKVKQSFSHGRSNTVVVEVKRRRVLGPQGTPPEEATPAPEPVAAPAPAPAPAPRPSAAAGETAQERQTRMLREAEEQRMQALEEARRREERERAEAIEAEARRAEERAQAEAEAAANPAKAKAKAAEPAPAPEPAPAPAPAPEPAPEPVGIALDPNRPAPRRFTPVARPEIPKPQPKPAPVQDREEAPAASQPQSARPLPSGTGVPKRPEPPARPSRGAGRPGDDRRQSGKLTVNRALGDNDGARARSLAALKRAREKEHRRLGGPREPQAKQIRDVQVPEAITVQELANRMAEKGADLVKTLFKMGMPVTMTQTIDQDTAELLVTEFGHNIVRVSDSDVDLATDTVEDAPETLKARPPVVTIMGHVDHGKTSLLDALRGTDVVKGEAGGITQHIGAYQVTLKDKSKITFLDTPGHEAFSEMRARGANVTDIVILVVAADDGLMPQTIEAINHTKAAGVPMIVAINKVDKHEANAQRVRERLLEHDVQVEAMGGDTQDVEVSALKKTGLNELIEKIQLQAELLELKANPDRTAEGTVIEAKLDKGRGPVATVLVTRGTLKVGDVFVIGAESGKVRALVNDKGAQLKEAGPSMPVEVLGLSGVPMAGDSLQVVENEARAREVAAYRAGVIQNKRTTNAPASLESMFSALKEKQAMEYPLVVKADTQGTVEAIIGSLNKISTDDIRVRILHSGVGGITESDVNVAAASGAPIIGFNVRPNAKAREIAERNKVALKYYDVIYDLTDEIRAGMAGQLGPEAFETVVGRAEIREVFSAGKTGKAAGLLVTEGAIRKALKARITRDDVIIYQGEIASLRRFKDDVAEVRAGLECGVTFSQNFTDIKPGDFLETFEVELRERTL comes from the coding sequence ATGAGCGACACCGAGAACGAAAAGCCGAAACTGGGCATGCGCGCGCCGCTGGGCCTCAAGCGCACCGTCGAGACGGGCAAGGTGAAGCAGAGCTTCAGCCATGGCCGTTCGAACACCGTGGTCGTGGAAGTGAAGCGCCGCCGTGTGCTGGGTCCGCAGGGCACTCCTCCGGAAGAGGCGACGCCGGCTCCCGAGCCCGTTGCCGCGCCTGCTCCCGCGCCCGCGCCTGCTCCGCGTCCTTCCGCCGCCGCTGGCGAGACCGCGCAGGAGCGCCAAACCCGTATGCTGCGCGAAGCCGAAGAGCAACGCATGCAGGCGCTTGAGGAAGCGCGCCGCCGCGAGGAACGTGAGCGCGCTGAAGCGATCGAGGCCGAAGCACGCCGCGCCGAGGAGCGCGCGCAGGCCGAAGCCGAAGCAGCGGCGAACCCTGCCAAGGCGAAGGCCAAGGCTGCGGAACCCGCTCCGGCGCCCGAACCCGCCCCTGCGCCCGCGCCCGCGCCCGAACCGGCTCCTGAGCCGGTCGGCATCGCGCTCGATCCGAACCGGCCCGCGCCGCGCCGTTTCACGCCGGTCGCGCGTCCCGAAATCCCCAAGCCGCAGCCCAAGCCCGCGCCCGTGCAGGACCGCGAGGAAGCGCCGGCCGCATCACAGCCGCAATCGGCGCGGCCGCTGCCTTCGGGCACCGGTGTGCCCAAGCGCCCCGAGCCACCCGCGCGGCCGAGCCGTGGCGCCGGCCGCCCCGGCGACGACCGCCGCCAATCGGGCAAGCTCACCGTCAATCGTGCGCTCGGCGACAATGACGGCGCGCGCGCCCGTTCGCTGGCGGCACTGAAGCGTGCCCGCGAGAAGGAACATCGCCGTCTGGGCGGCCCACGCGAGCCCCAGGCCAAGCAGATTCGCGACGTGCAGGTACCCGAGGCGATCACCGTACAGGAACTCGCCAACCGCATGGCCGAGAAGGGTGCCGACCTGGTCAAGACGCTGTTCAAGATGGGCATGCCCGTCACGATGACGCAGACCATCGATCAGGACACGGCGGAGCTGCTCGTTACCGAATTCGGTCACAACATCGTCCGGGTGTCCGACTCGGACGTCGATCTCGCCACCGATACGGTCGAGGATGCTCCCGAGACGCTCAAGGCGCGTCCGCCGGTGGTTACGATCATGGGCCATGTCGATCACGGCAAGACCTCGCTGCTTGACGCGCTGCGCGGTACCGACGTGGTCAAGGGCGAAGCCGGCGGCATCACCCAGCATATCGGCGCCTATCAGGTCACGCTGAAGGACAAGTCGAAGATCACCTTCCTCGACACGCCGGGCCACGAAGCGTTCAGCGAAATGCGCGCCCGCGGCGCCAACGTCACCGACATCGTCATTCTGGTGGTGGCGGCCGATGACGGGCTGATGCCGCAGACGATCGAGGCGATCAACCACACCAAGGCGGCCGGCGTGCCGATGATCGTGGCGATCAACAAGGTCGACAAACACGAAGCCAATGCTCAGCGCGTGCGCGAGCGTCTGCTCGAGCATGACGTGCAGGTCGAGGCGATGGGCGGCGACACCCAGGACGTCGAGGTCTCGGCGCTCAAGAAGACTGGTCTCAACGAGCTGATCGAGAAGATCCAGCTCCAGGCCGAACTGCTCGAGCTCAAGGCCAATCCCGACCGCACCGCCGAAGGCACCGTGATCGAAGCCAAGCTCGACAAGGGTCGCGGCCCCGTAGCGACCGTGCTCGTCACCCGCGGCACGCTCAAGGTCGGCGACGTCTTCGTCATCGGCGCCGAGAGCGGCAAGGTTCGCGCGCTGGTCAACGACAAGGGCGCGCAGCTCAAGGAAGCCGGCCCATCGATGCCCGTGGAGGTGCTCGGCCTGTCGGGCGTGCCGATGGCGGGCGATTCGCTGCAGGTCGTCGAGAACGAAGCGCGCGCCCGCGAAGTCGCGGCGTATCGCGCCGGCGTCATCCAGAACAAGCGCACGACCAATGCGCCCGCCAGCCTCGAGAGCATGTTCTCGGCGCTCAAGGAAAAGCAGGCGATGGAGTATCCGCTCGTCGTCAAGGCCGATACCCAGGGCACCGTCGAGGCGATCATCGGATCGCTCAACAAGATCTCGACCGACGATATCCGCGTGCGTATCCTGCATTCCGGCGTCGGCGGCATCACCGAGAGCGACGTCAACGTCGCCGCGGCTTCGGGCGCGCCGATCATCGGCTTCAACGTTCGTCCCAACGCCAAGGCGCGCGAGATCGCCGAGCGCAACAAGGTCGCGCTCAAATATTATGACGTGATCTACGACCTGACCGACGAGATCCGCGCCGGCATGGCCGGGCAGCTCGGGCCGGAAGCGTTCGAAACCGTCGTCGGCCGCGCCGAGATCCGCGAAGTCTTCTCGGCGGGCAAGACCGGCAAGGCCGCCGGTCTGCTGGTCACCGAAGGCGCGATCCGCAAGGCGCTCAAGGCGCGCATCACCCGTGATGATGTCATCATCTATCAGGGTGAAATCGCGTCGCTGCGCCGCTTCAAGGACGATGTCGCCGAAGTGCGTGCGGGTCTTGAGTGCGGCGTAACGTTCAGCCAGAACTTCACCGACATCAAGCCGGGCGACTTCCTCGAAACCTTCGAAGTCGAACTGCGCGAGCGGACGCTCTGA
- a CDS encoding DUF448 domain-containing protein, whose amino-acid sequence MEGPIRKCILSGDKQARDHLVRLAVSPDGDVLPDVRAKAPGRGAWIGVTKAELAKSDKKLHGALARAFKTQKLIIPDDLGERIAAQLQRAFLDRLGLEAKAGFVVTGGEKLDKAARSGKLYLLLHASDAGADGMAKLAQAWRVGSDREGSGLKGVTLPLPRTILSMALGRENVVHAGLTDPRAAKRASEALDRWLHFIGPDPLPVPCENVSQGASALPLEASHDDDKTD is encoded by the coding sequence ATCGAAGGCCCGATCCGGAAGTGCATACTCTCCGGTGACAAGCAGGCGCGCGACCATCTCGTGCGCCTCGCGGTCTCGCCGGACGGCGACGTGCTCCCCGATGTCCGCGCCAAGGCGCCGGGCCGCGGAGCGTGGATCGGCGTGACCAAGGCCGAGCTGGCGAAATCGGACAAGAAATTGCACGGTGCGCTGGCGCGCGCGTTCAAGACGCAGAAGCTCATCATTCCCGACGATCTCGGCGAGCGGATCGCGGCGCAACTGCAGCGCGCTTTTCTCGATCGGCTCGGGCTGGAGGCCAAGGCCGGCTTCGTCGTCACCGGCGGCGAGAAGCTCGACAAGGCGGCCCGGTCGGGCAAGCTGTACCTGCTGCTCCACGCCAGCGACGCCGGTGCCGATGGCATGGCCAAGCTCGCGCAAGCCTGGCGCGTTGGCAGCGATCGCGAAGGAAGCGGGCTCAAAGGGGTTACATTGCCCCTGCCGCGCACCATATTGTCAATGGCACTGGGCCGCGAAAACGTGGTACATGCAGGCCTTACCGACCCGCGCGCAGCGAAGCGGGCGAGCGAAGCGCTCGACCGCTGGCTGCACTTTATCGGACCCGATCCCTTGCCCGTGCCTTGCGAAAACGTCTCGCAGGGCGCATCGGCGCTTCCGTTGGAAGCGTCGCACGACGACGACAAGACAGACTGA
- a CDS encoding SRPBCC family protein produces MTDTLTAGTLVFKRELDAPRETVWQYLIDPDLRARWFMGGPTEPRVGGALGMTMAHGNLSDEDVPFPDEYAPYRGKAWHETITQIDPPRLLAFTWDEGKNGNVVIELEELGERTRLTLTHSGIPTRDGAINFGGGWGAHLDVFERRLRGERIANFWDLHAAAEKRAKAAIG; encoded by the coding sequence ATGACCGATACGCTGACCGCCGGGACCCTCGTCTTCAAGCGCGAGCTCGACGCCCCGCGCGAGACCGTCTGGCAATATCTGATCGACCCCGATCTGCGCGCCCGATGGTTCATGGGCGGCCCGACCGAACCACGCGTCGGCGGCGCGCTCGGCATGACCATGGCGCACGGCAATCTCTCCGACGAGGACGTGCCTTTCCCCGACGAATACGCTCCCTATCGGGGCAAGGCGTGGCACGAGACGATCACGCAGATCGATCCCCCGCGCCTGCTCGCCTTCACCTGGGACGAGGGCAAGAACGGCAATGTGGTGATCGAACTGGAAGAGCTTGGCGAGCGCACCCGCCTGACCCTCACCCATTCCGGCATTCCCACCCGCGACGGCGCGATCAATTTCGGCGGTGGCTGGGGCGCGCATCTCGATGTTTTCGAAAGGCGCCTGCGCGGCGAGCGCATCGCCAATTTCTGGGACCTGCATGCGGCGGCGGAGAAGCGGGCCAAGGCGGCGATCGGTTGA
- a CDS encoding crotonase/enoyl-CoA hydratase family protein, with amino-acid sequence MSEERVAIDFQDHIADVRLTRGDKMNALDPAMFAAIIDAIRKLEAMAGLRAVVLSGEGRAFCAGLDMASMMSVGSGLDEKSRDHGLANDFQQVAWGWRTLGAPVIAAIHGVAFGGGLQIASGADVRIAAPGTRLSVMEIKWGIVPDMAGYALWKGNVRDDHLRELSYTAREFDAEEGLAMGFVSRIADDPHVEAMALARAIAGRNPHAVRAAKRLAGLEGDAAATLLAETTEQVALLRTPNQIEAVMANMQKRAPNFAD; translated from the coding sequence ATGAGCGAAGAGCGGGTCGCAATCGATTTTCAGGACCATATCGCCGATGTGCGGCTGACCCGGGGCGACAAGATGAACGCGCTCGATCCGGCGATGTTCGCCGCGATCATCGACGCGATCCGCAAGCTGGAGGCGATGGCGGGACTGCGCGCGGTGGTGCTGTCGGGCGAGGGCCGCGCCTTTTGCGCCGGGCTCGACATGGCGAGCATGATGAGCGTGGGATCGGGACTCGACGAGAAATCGCGCGACCATGGCCTGGCCAATGATTTCCAGCAGGTCGCCTGGGGCTGGCGGACGCTGGGCGCGCCGGTGATCGCGGCGATCCACGGGGTGGCGTTTGGCGGCGGACTGCAGATCGCCAGCGGCGCCGATGTCCGCATCGCGGCGCCGGGAACGCGGCTGTCGGTGATGGAGATCAAATGGGGGATCGTGCCCGACATGGCCGGCTACGCGCTGTGGAAGGGCAATGTCCGCGACGATCATCTGCGCGAACTGAGCTATACCGCGCGCGAATTCGATGCCGAGGAGGGGCTGGCGATGGGCTTTGTCAGCCGCATCGCCGACGACCCGCATGTCGAGGCGATGGCGCTGGCCCGGGCGATCGCCGGGCGCAATCCGCACGCGGTCCGTGCCGCCAAGCGGCTGGCGGGACTCGAAGGCGATGCGGCGGCGACGTTGCTGGCGGAAACCACCGAGCAGGTCGCGCTGCTGCGCACGCCGAACCAGATCGAGGCGGTGATGGCCAATATGCAGAAGCGCGCACCGAATTTCGCCGATTGA
- the rarD gene encoding EamA family transporter RarD encodes MTAPSTLDRRGLAFSIGAYAIWGVLPLYFHILTGVPALQVLAHRVVWSVLLLILLVLALKRGGAVLAAARGKTLLLLVASAGLIAVNWLVYIWAVQHGHVLEASLGYFINPLVNVALGMAVLGERLRKWQGVAIAIAGLGVAAMALSGGGSVWISLVLAISFGLYGLLRKIAAIDALGGLTVETVLLAPICISWLLYCAQSDATGFGQSLALDLLILSAGVLTSVPLLMFAAAARRLPLSTLGLMQYLSPSMQFGIALLLGEPLRPVHFIAFPLIWAGCALYAWDSVRATRATLPEDIKPIG; translated from the coding sequence ATGACTGCCCCATCCACTCTCGATCGCCGCGGCCTCGCATTCTCGATTGGCGCCTATGCGATCTGGGGCGTGCTGCCGCTCTATTTCCATATCCTCACCGGCGTGCCGGCGCTGCAGGTACTCGCGCACCGCGTCGTCTGGTCGGTGCTGCTGCTCATCCTGTTGGTGCTGGCACTGAAACGGGGCGGGGCGGTGCTCGCCGCGGCGCGCGGCAAGACGTTGCTGCTGCTCGTCGCCAGCGCCGGGCTGATCGCGGTCAACTGGCTGGTCTATATCTGGGCCGTTCAGCACGGCCACGTCCTCGAAGCGAGTCTGGGCTATTTCATCAATCCGCTGGTCAATGTCGCCTTGGGCATGGCCGTGCTCGGCGAACGTCTGCGCAAATGGCAGGGCGTGGCGATCGCCATCGCCGGGCTCGGCGTCGCGGCGATGGCGCTCAGCGGCGGCGGCTCGGTGTGGATATCGCTGGTGCTCGCGATCAGCTTCGGGCTCTATGGCCTGCTCCGCAAGATCGCCGCGATCGATGCATTGGGCGGTCTGACGGTCGAGACGGTCCTGCTTGCCCCGATCTGCATCTCCTGGTTGCTCTATTGCGCCCAAAGCGACGCCACCGGCTTCGGCCAGTCGCTCGCCCTCGATCTGCTGATCCTCTCGGCCGGCGTGCTCACTTCGGTGCCGCTGCTGATGTTCGCCGCCGCCGCCCGCCGCCTCCCGCTCTCGACGCTGGGGCTGATGCAATATCTCTCGCCCAGCATGCAGTTCGGCATCGCCCTGCTGCTCGGCGAGCCGCTGCGGCCGGTGCACTTCATTGCCTTCCCGCTGATCTGGGCCGGCTGCGCGCTGTATGCGTGGGACAGCGTTCGCGCCACCCGCGCGACGCTGCCCGAGGATATTAAACCAATCGGTTGA
- a CDS encoding SRPBCC domain-containing protein, with product MNAPIILTVTRDFHASPERVFDAWLSPEQARRFLFATPDGEMMRCEIDARVGGRALIVERRPSGDAHHRLQFEVIDRPHRLVFLFAADPAGEGEWTRVSIDIAQTAAGCTLRLTHEMAPEWAAYEEQTRKGWGMILAGLDRVMETGK from the coding sequence ATGAACGCGCCGATCATCCTCACCGTCACGCGCGATTTCCATGCCTCGCCGGAGCGCGTGTTCGATGCCTGGCTGAGCCCCGAACAGGCCCGCCGCTTCCTTTTCGCCACCCCCGATGGCGAGATGATGCGCTGCGAGATCGATGCCCGTGTCGGCGGCCGCGCCCTGATCGTCGAGCGCCGCCCATCGGGCGACGCGCATCACCGCCTGCAATTCGAAGTCATCGATCGCCCGCATCGTCTGGTGTTCCTGTTCGCTGCCGATCCCGCCGGGGAAGGTGAATGGACGCGCGTCTCGATCGACATCGCCCAAACCGCCGCCGGCTGCACGCTCCGCCTCACCCACGAGATGGCCCCCGAATGGGCCGCTTATGAAGAACAGACGCGCAAGGGCTGGGGCATGATCCTCGCCGGCCTCGATCGCGTCATGGAGACTGGAAAATGA
- a CDS encoding YciI-like protein, protein MAHFLLRYELASDYLARRGDYRDAHLALAWRAANAGTLLLGGAVGDPVESALLLFNDSGAARAFAEADPYVTAGLVTAWRVLPWATVTGETCATPVRPAQGPGP, encoded by the coding sequence GTGGCCCATTTCCTGCTCCGCTACGAGCTCGCGTCCGACTATCTCGCCCGCCGCGGCGACTATCGCGACGCGCATCTGGCGCTGGCCTGGCGGGCCGCGAATGCCGGCACCTTGCTGCTCGGTGGCGCGGTCGGCGACCCTGTCGAAAGCGCGCTGCTGCTCTTCAACGATTCCGGCGCCGCCCGCGCCTTTGCCGAGGCCGATCCGTATGTCACCGCCGGTCTCGTCACCGCCTGGCGGGTGCTGCCCTGGGCCACCGTGACCGGCGAAACCTGCGCGACGCCGGTGCGCCCGGCCCAGGGGCCCGGACCCTAG
- a CDS encoding thymidine kinase produces the protein MAKLYFYYASMNAGKSTTLLQADFNYRERGMRTLLFTAGIHDRGGKGVIDSRIGLKANAYPFDEETDLRLIAEEEHFKAPLSCILVDESQFLQPAQVRQLAHLADEVGIPVLCYGLRSDFQAKLFPGSAELLALADALIEIKSVCECGRKATMNMRVDAEGNAVREGEQREIGGNERYVAMCRRHFMQRTGVGA, from the coding sequence ATGGCCAAGCTCTATTTCTACTATGCCAGCATGAACGCCGGCAAATCGACCACGCTGCTGCAAGCGGATTTCAACTATCGCGAGCGCGGGATGCGCACCCTGCTGTTCACCGCCGGAATCCATGATCGCGGCGGCAAGGGCGTGATCGATTCGCGGATCGGGCTGAAGGCAAACGCCTATCCCTTCGACGAGGAAACCGACCTGCGGTTGATCGCCGAGGAAGAGCATTTCAAGGCGCCGCTCTCCTGTATCCTGGTCGACGAGTCGCAGTTCCTGCAGCCGGCCCAGGTCCGCCAGCTCGCGCATCTGGCCGACGAGGTGGGTATTCCGGTGCTCTGCTACGGCCTGCGCAGCGATTTCCAGGCCAAGCTCTTTCCGGGATCGGCCGAGCTGCTGGCGCTGGCCGACGCGCTCATCGAGATCAAATCGGTGTGCGAATGCGGGCGCAAGGCGACGATGAACATGCGCGTCGATGCCGAAGGCAATGCCGTGCGCGAGGGGGAACAGCGCGAGATCGGCGGCAACGAGCGCTATGTCGCGATGTGCCGTCGGCACTTCATGCAGCGTACAGGCGTTGGGGCCTAG
- a CDS encoding metalloregulator ArsR/SmtB family transcription factor, protein MVEQRLDATFRALADPTRRGMLAHLARGEQSIGALAEPFAMSFAGASKHLKVLEDAGLVTRRKAGRAYMCSLRAGPLGEADKWLRQWERFWNVRLDALEALLREKPE, encoded by the coding sequence ATGGTTGAACAACGACTCGATGCCACCTTCCGCGCGCTCGCCGACCCCACCCGTCGTGGCATGCTCGCCCATCTCGCGCGCGGCGAGCAAAGCATCGGCGCGCTCGCCGAGCCGTTCGCGATGAGCTTTGCCGGCGCCTCCAAGCATCTCAAGGTGCTCGAAGACGCCGGGCTGGTCACCCGCCGCAAGGCCGGACGCGCCTATATGTGCAGCCTCCGGGCTGGCCCGCTGGGCGAGGCCGACAAATGGCTGCGCCAATGGGAGCGGTTCTGGAATGTCCGGCTCGACGCGCTGGAGGCGCTGCTCAGGGAGAAGCCCGAATGA
- a CDS encoding DUF6491 family protein, with amino-acid sequence MIRHMLLPAVLLLGAGAAMAQDAPPPGGKEVSIPFISHGNVRTFESTRSGDGVYIQNQRHDWYFARFYSRCNALPFAIRVGFKSFGGGGTLERGDTVIAEHERCRISSIVRSGPPPKKAKKPRRRH; translated from the coding sequence ATGATCAGGCACATGCTTCTGCCCGCCGTCCTGTTGCTTGGCGCAGGTGCCGCCATGGCCCAGGACGCGCCGCCGCCGGGCGGCAAGGAAGTCTCGATCCCGTTCATCAGCCACGGCAATGTCCGCACCTTCGAATCGACGCGGAGCGGCGACGGCGTCTACATCCAGAACCAACGGCACGACTGGTATTTCGCGCGCTTCTATTCGCGCTGCAACGCGCTGCCCTTCGCGATCCGGGTCGGCTTCAAGAGCTTCGGCGGCGGCGGTACATTGGAGCGCGGCGACACCGTCATCGCCGAGCATGAGCGGTGCCGGATTTCCAGCATCGTCCGCAGCGGCCCGCCGCCCAAGAAGGCGAAGAAGCCGCGCCGCCGCCATTGA
- a CDS encoding PaaI family thioesterase: MSGTFDPRRFFEHRFGGHGDTLGIDYRAHGADWAELMLPYDARLIGDPASGVLASGPILALMDMATSVGVWLRLGAFKPHATLDLRIDYLRPATPGKTVIGRGECYRITRSIAFVRGQAHDGDPSDPLANVAGTFMAVEGYF, from the coding sequence ATGAGTGGTACTTTCGATCCCCGGCGCTTCTTCGAGCATCGTTTCGGCGGGCATGGCGACACCCTCGGTATCGATTATCGGGCACACGGCGCCGATTGGGCCGAGCTGATGCTGCCCTATGATGCCCGCCTGATCGGTGATCCCGCTTCGGGCGTGCTCGCCTCCGGGCCGATCCTGGCCCTGATGGATATGGCGACCAGCGTTGGCGTCTGGCTCAGGCTGGGTGCATTCAAGCCGCACGCCACGCTCGATCTGCGCATCGATTATCTCCGCCCCGCTACCCCGGGCAAAACCGTGATCGGCCGCGGCGAATGCTACCGGATCACCCGCTCGATCGCCTTTGTGCGCGGCCAGGCGCATGACGGCGATCCCAGCGATCCGCTCGCCAATGTCGCGGGCACCTTCATGGCTGTGGAGGGCTATTTTTGA
- the rbfA gene encoding 30S ribosome-binding factor RbfA, translating into MKHAETSENRSVRLLKVGEQVRHVLSEILARGDVHDEVLATHLVSVTEVRMSPDLRHATVFVKPLLGKDEDKVLKALRTNTAYLQREVAHRVKMKYAAKLKFIADESFDEGTHIDKLLRDPKVAQDLGED; encoded by the coding sequence ATGAAGCACGCCGAAACCTCCGAGAACCGCTCCGTCCGCCTGCTCAAGGTGGGCGAGCAGGTGCGCCATGTGCTGAGCGAGATACTCGCCCGCGGCGATGTTCATGACGAGGTGCTGGCGACGCATCTGGTGTCGGTCACCGAAGTGCGGATGTCGCCCGATCTGCGCCACGCCACCGTGTTCGTGAAGCCGCTGCTCGGCAAGGATGAGGACAAGGTGCTCAAGGCGCTGCGCACCAACACCGCCTATCTCCAGCGCGAGGTCGCGCATCGGGTGAAGATGAAATATGCCGCGAAGCTGAAGTTCATCGCCGATGAGAGCTTCGACGAGGGCACGCATATCGACAAGCTGCTGCGCGACCCCAAGGTGGCGCAGGATCTTGGCGAGGATTGA